One window from the genome of Musa acuminata AAA Group cultivar baxijiao chromosome BXJ1-4, Cavendish_Baxijiao_AAA, whole genome shotgun sequence encodes:
- the LOC135661844 gene encoding non-specific lipid transfer protein GPI-anchored 5-like isoform X1 — MISITLTITSSSSERSLEMAKSLMMMGFVMASVIVLPGLASAQSGCTAVILGLAPCLSYITGNSSTPSSSCCTQLARVVKSRPACLCSVLNGGASSLGITINQTRALAMPGACKVQTPPVSACSAVSSGPAAAPEASRTTTPETPPTPSVPASPKTETPSPPSVPSSATAARPSTPSTPTAGSGSKATPSTTGATSDGSSYKPSSSLMTSVLYVAGCILLMANL; from the exons ATGATTTCCATCACACTAACCATTACCTCTTCGTCCTCCGAGAGATCGCTGGAAATGGCGAAGAGTTTGATGATGATGGGGTTCGTCATGGCGTCGGTGATCGTGCTCCCGGGCCTCGCGTCGGCACAGTCGGGCTGCACGGCCGTGATCCTCGGCCTCGCTCCGTGCCTGAGCTACATCACCGGCAACTCCTCCACCCCTTCCTCCTCGTGCTGCACGCAGCTCGCCCGCGTCGTGAAGTCGCGGCCGGCGTGCCTCTGCTCGGTGCTCAACGGCGGGGCGTCGTCGTTGGGGATCACCATCAACCAGACCCGGGCGTTGGCCATGCCCGGAGCCTGCAAGGTCCAGACTCCGCCGGTTAGCGCGTGCAGTG CTGTGAGCAGTGGGCCAGCAGCTGCGCCAGAGGCTTCTCGCACGACGACTCCGGAGACCCCACCGACGCCGTCTGTCCCTGCCAGCCCCAAAACGGAGACACCATCGCCGCCGTCGGTTCCCAGCAGCGCCACTGCCGCAAGACCTTCTACACCATCAACTCCAACCGCAG GAAGCGGATCGAAGGCTACGCCCTCAACTACTGGAGCAACTTCGGATGGGAGTTCTTACAAGCCAAGCAGTTCTCTGATGACTTCAGTCCTCTATGTAGCTGGATGCATCTTGTTGATGGCCAATCTGTGA
- the LOC103983099 gene encoding CHD3-type chromatin-remodeling factor PICKLE produces the protein MSSLVERLRVRSEKRPLYNLDDSDDDDFVVGKGSKSKQEEKPAERIERDDAKEDSCQMCGTSGSLIPCATCTYAFHKRCLYPTSKAVLGDKWSCPECVSPLTEIEKILDCEMRPTVVDENDSSKSSSNQSYAKQYLVKWKGFSYLHCIWVPEKEFLRASKTHPRLKSRLNNFHKQLESMKNSDDDWVAIRPEWTTVDRIISSRKTDDEREFLVKWKDLSYDECTWEVETDISTFRPEIERYEMILSRRSKKFSNKSRNAIRDSKELKQKHKEFQHCDCSPEFISGTLHAYQLEGLNFLRFSWSKNTHVILADEMGLGKTIQSIAFLASLFEENISPHLVVAPLSTLRNWEREFATWAPQMNVVMYGGSSQARDVIKQYEFYYPKEKVKKQKKRKPIQTSNQKKQSIIKFNVLLTSYEMINMDSAVLKSIEWESMIVDEGHRLKNKDSKLFHQLKLYSTKHRVLLTGTPLQNNLDELFMLMHFLDAGKFASIEDFQKEFKDINQEEQIDRLHKMLAPHLLRRVKKDVMKDLPPKKELILRVELSSKQKEYYKAILTRNYQILARRGGAQISLINVVMELRKLCCHAYMLEGVEPATEPTDSVEGLRQLLDASGKMQLLDKMMVKLKEQGHRVLIYSQFQHMLDLLEDYLSYKKWTYERIDGKVSGAERQIRIDRFNAKNSTKFCFLLSTRAGGLGINLATADTVFIYDSDWNPHADLQAMARAHRLGQTNKVMIYRLITRGTIEERMMQMTKKKMILEHLVVGRLKAQNVNQEELDDIIRYGSKELFVDESDEAKSRQIHYDDSAIDRLLNRDHISGEESSVDEEEDDFLKAFKVANFEYIDEVEAAAAEEEESKKQLPNEKASNSNTDRANYWDELLKDRYEVQQIEEFTSMGKGKRSRKQMASAEEDIAGLRDVTSEDEDYSYEDDLTDTEASIPGSVSGRRGQFSKRKTRGYLEPIPLMEGEGKSFRVLGFNQNQRSLFQQLVMRFGFHDYSWKEYLPRLKGKSWQEVQDYAELFMRHLQEDITDLPNFSDGVPKEGARVDDILVRIAHIQLIEEKMKFMRENPGANLFPEDVLLHFPGLAGRFWKEEHDLLLLKAKLKHGYARWQYIIEDEEAGIIDIVRRELNLPTRSFSGSVQTNESANSAQPANTAHNANGSTEAAKAGYNSYQSRELQRRLVESIRKRYFLLEKALELECYKKKYASEQATQDPQVDPKVSEVNNSELLDVDELLRQMPQLEHICPEELACDNKDGRTELGRLYNEMCLVVEENAVDTMQAHLDDASAISRLKKRLHQLEIIHEDVHQILAERGQPSATEGSNVNAADTKCYINRESSEAVLTSQQEPECKIASSNEKTALERPEQAKINHLKG, from the exons ATGAGTAGCTTGGTTGAGAGGCTGCGGGTGAGGTCCGAGAAGCGGCCTCTATACAATCTCGATGATTCTGACGACGACGACTTCGTTGTCGGTAAGGGCTCGAAGAGCAAGCAGGAGGAGAAGCCGGCGGAGAGGATAGAGAGGGACGACGCG AAAGAAGACTCATGTCAAATGTGTGGAACTAGTGGGAGCCTCATTCCCTGTGCTACGTGTACTTATGCTTTTCATAAGAGATGCTTGTACCCTACTTCCAAAGCAGTTTTAGGTGATAAATGGAGCTGCCCTGAGTGT GTGAGCCCTCTGACAGAAATTGAGAAGATCTTAGATTGTGAAATGCGCCCTACGGTAGTAGATGAGAATGATTCGTCAAAGTCTAGCTCAAATCAGTCATATGCCAAACAATATCTTGTTAAATGGAAGGGATTTTCCTACCTTCATTGTATTTG GGTTCCTGAGAAAGAATTTCTAAGAGCTTCAAAGACTCATCCTCGATTGAAGAGTAGATTGAATAATTTCCACAAACAactggaatcaatgaaaaactcaGATGATGATTGGGTTGCTATTCGACCTGAATGGACCACCGTTGACAGAATTATCTCTAGCAG AAAAACAGATGATGAGCGTGAGTTTTTAGTAAAATGGAAAGACCTTTCTTATGATGAATGTACATGGGAGGTAGAGACAGACATTTCTACCTTCAGGCCTGAGATCGAACGTTATGAAATGATTCTATCCAGACGTTCTAAAAAATTCAGCAATAAAAGTAGGAATGCCATTCGTGATTCAAAGGAGTTGAAGCAAAAACACAAAGAGTTTCAACATTGTGACTGCAGTCCAGAATTTATTTCAG GTACATTGCATGCATATCAGCTTGAAGGATTAAATTTCCTGCGCTTTTCATGGTCCAAAAATACACATGTAATTCTTGCTGATGAGATGGGTCTTG GAAAAACAATACAGAGTATTGCTTTTCTGGCTTCTTTGTTTGAAGAGAACATTTCTCCTCATTTAGTCGTGGCACCATTATCAACTTTGCGCAACTGGGAACGTGAGTTTGCAACTTGGGCTCCACAAATGAATGTT GTAATGTATGGTGGATCTTCCCAGGCTCGTGATGTTATAAAGCAGTATGAATTTTACTACCCCAAAGAAAAGgttaagaaacaaaaaaagaggAAACCAATTCAGACTAGCAACCAAAAGAAACAATCAATAATAAAGTTCAATGTACTTTTAACGTCATATGAAATGATAAACATGGATTCTGCAGTTCTGAAGTCAATAGAATGGGAGAGCATG ATTGTAGATGAGGGCCATAGATTGAAGAACAAGGACTCCAAATTATTTCATCAACTCAAGCTCTACTCAACAAAGCACCGTGTGCTTTTAACTGGAACCCCTCTTCAG AACAACCTGGATGAGCTCTTCATGCTTATGCACTTCCTTGATGCTGGAAAG TTTGCAAGTATAGAGGATTTCCAGAAGGAGTTCAAGGATATCAACCAGGAAGAGCAAATTGATAGGCTTCACAAAATGCTGGCTCCACACTTGTTGCGAA GAGTCAAGAAAGATGTCATGAAGGATCTTCCGCCTAAAAAGGAATTAATTTTAAGGGTTGAATTAAGCAGTAAACAAAAAGAATATTATAAAGCCATCCTTACTCGTAACTACCAAATACTTGCTCGTCGTGGTGGTGCACAG ATATCACTTATCAATGTTGTTATGGAGCTTCGTAAGCTCTGTTGTCATGCATATATGCTAGAAGGTGTAGAACCTGCTACTGAGCCAACAGATTCTGTTGAAGGTTTGAG ACAACTTTTAGATGCTTCTGGGAAAATGCAGTTGTTGGATAAAATGATGGTGAAGCTTAAGGAACAAGGCCACAGGGTTCTTATATATTCACAGTTTCAACACATGCTAGACTTGTTGGAAGATTACTTGAGCTACAAG AAATGGACATATGAACGTATTGATGGCAAAGTCAGCGGAGCTGAAAGACAGATCCGTATAGATCGTTTCAACGCTAAGAACTCCACCAAATTTTGTTTCCTTCTTTCCACTAGAGCTGGTGGATTGGGCATAAACCTTGCAACTGCTGATACTGTTTTCATATATGATAG TGATTGGAATCCGCATGCAGATCTACAAGCAATGGCAAGGGCTCATAGATTAGGCCAGACTAATAAG GTTATGATATATAGGCTAATTACTCGGGGAACAATTGAAGAACGGATGATGCAGATGACAAAAAAGAAGATGATACTAGAGCATCTTGTTGTTGGCCGACTCAAGGCACAAAATGTTAATCAG GAAGAGTTGGATGACATAATAAGATATGGTTCAAAGGAGTTATTTGTTGATGAAAGTGATGAAGCTAAATCTCGTCAAATACATTATGATGACTCTGCAATTGACAG ATTGCTCAATCGTGATCATATTAGTGGTGAAGAATCTTCAGTTGACGAAGAGGAGGATGACTTCCTGAAAGCATTTAAG GTTGCAAATTTTGAGTACATAGATGAAGTTGAAGCTGCAGCTGCTGAAGAAGAAGAATCGAAGAAACAATTACCCAATGAAAAAGCTTCTAATTCTAACACCGATAGGGCAAACTACTGGGATGAATTACTGAAAGACAGATATGAAGTTCAGCAAATTGAAGAGTTTACCTCCATGGGCAAGGGAAAACGTAGTCGCAAACAG ATGGCATCTGCTGAGGAAGATATTGCTGGTTTGCGGGATGTAACCTCTGAAGATGAGGATTACAGTTATGAAGATGACTTGACAGACACTGAAGCTAGCATACCTGGAAGTGTGTCTGGCAGAAGGGGTCAGTTCTCAAAGAGGAAAACACGTG GTTATTTAGAGCCAATTCCTCTAATGGAGGGGGAGGGGAAGTCTTTTAGGGTTCTTGGATTCAATCAAAACCAGAGGTCTTTATTCCAGCAATTAGTCATGAG GTTTGGCTTTCATGATTATTCATGGAAGGAATATCTTCCTCGACTAAAAGGGAAAAGTTGGCAGGAAGTTCAAGA CTACGCTGAACTCTTCATGAGACATCTTCAAGAGGATATAACAGACTTGCCGAACTTTTCAG ATGGTGTGCCAAAAGAAGGAGCACGTGTTGATGATATACTGGTTAGAATTGCACATATTCAGTTGATAGAGGAGAAG ATGAAATTTATGCGGGAGAATCCTGGAGCTAACCTTTTTCCAGAAGATGTATTGCTACATTTTCCTGGCCTGGCTGGGAGATTCTGGAAGGAAGAACATGATTTGTTATTGCTAAAAGCTAAGTTGAA GCATGGGTATGCAAGATGGCAGTATATTATAGAAGATGAAGAAGCAGGGATTATTGATATTGTTCGTAGGGAGTTAAACCTTCCTACCAGATCATTTTCAGGAAGTGTGCAAACAAATGAGAGTGCCAATTCAGCACAACCTGCAAATACTGCTCACAATGCCAAT GGAAGCACAGAAGCTGCAAAAGCAGGATACAACTCATATCAGTCAAGAGAATTACAGAGAAGGCTGGTTGAGTCTATAAGGAAAAGATATTTTCTTTTGGAGAAAGCCCTGGAATTGGAATGCTATAAG AAAAAATATGCAAGTGAGCAGGCAACTCAAGATCCACAAGTTGATCCAAAGGTTTCAGAAGTGAATAATTCAGAGCTATTGGATGTTGATGAATTGTTGCGACAAATGCCTCAGTTGGAGCATATAT GTCCAGAAGAACTTGCCTGTGACAACAAAGATGGGCGTACCGAATTGGGGCGCCTCTATAATGAA ATGTGCTTGGTAGTAGAAGAAAATGCTGTTGACACAATGCAGGCGCATTTGGATGATGCATCAGCTATCTCTAGGTTAAAGAAGAGACTCCATCAGCTAGAAATCATCCACGAGGATGTACATCAAATTCTTGCAGAGCGAGGTCAACCTTCAGCTACTGAAGGATCAAATGTAAATGCAGCGGATACCAAATGTTACATAAATAGGGAGTCGTCAGAAGCGGTTCTCACATCACAACAGGAGCCAGAGTGCAAGATTGCTTCATCAAACGAGAAAACGGCATTG
- the LOC103983103 gene encoding FCS-Like Zinc finger 8, producing the protein MYQPNIFLWKRSRTVGGKQGLMSSFHGGSSCGKPAASSLLPSARLSEAAMSPTSTPETRNLSSIGNHIPPFDAITTSSASVSDTKQHPWRNRGSRPTGLGIIDALSDEQFDTKPQRSMVLLGTKLKIQIPSLCPTSNSPVGSPIEFGIKNRDSQLALLSPARSSPGSEMLASSPQVFAGSNFSMSEMELSEDYTCVIFHGPNPRTTHIFDSCAVEQCGDGFTRSTKSRSFAADSRGYPMNDSLSFCYACKKNVEQGKETFMYKGEKAFCSSECCIKGMLDEYGIETSAQRSHHSRCDPCF; encoded by the exons ATGTACCAACCAAACATCTTTCTTTGGAAGAGATCCAGAACAGTCGGTGGCAAACAAGGCCTGATGTCATCTTTCCATGGCGGCAGCAGCTGTGGCAAGCCCGCAGCTTCCTCACTCTTGCCCTCTGCAAGGCTCTCTGAGGCTGCCATGAGCCCAACCTCCACACCAGAAACCAGAAACTTGTCTTCCATTGGCAATCATATCCCCCCTTTTGATGCGATTACCACTAGCAGCGCCTCTGTTTCAGACACCAAGCAGCATCCATGGAGAAATCGAGGCTCGAGACCCACTGGGCTCGGCATCATCGACGCTCTCAGTGACGAACAGTTCGACACCAAGCCACAGCGCAGTATGGTTCTGCTCGGAACAAAGCTGAAGATCCAAATTCCTTCCCTTTGTCCGACCTCCAACTCGCCGGTTGGGTCCCCAATCGAGTTCGGCATCAAGAACAGAGACTCCCAGTTGGCTCTCCTTTCTCCTGCCCGGAGCTCTCCCGGCTCGGAGATGCTAGCTTCCTCCCCTCAGGTCTTCGCCGGAAGCAACTTCTCCATGAGCGAGATGGAGCTCTCGGAGGACTACACCTGCGTGATCTTTCATGGCCCGAATCCGAGGACTACACACATCTTCGACAGCTGCGCAGTGGAGCAGTGCGGAGATGGCTTCACTCGATCAACCAAAAGCCGCAGCTTTGCAGCTGATAGCAGAGGGTATCCTATGAATGATTCCTTGAGCTTCTGCTACGCATGCAAGAAGAATGTTGAGCAAGGAAAGGAAACCTTCATGTATAA AGGTGAGAAAGCATTTTGCAGTAGTGAATGCTGCATCAAAGGGATGCTTGATGAGTATGGGATAGAGACAAGTGCTCAGAGGAGTCATCACTCACGATGTGATCCATGCTTCTAA
- the LOC103983102 gene encoding uncharacterized protein LOC103983102 has product MDCLRVAVQHASATSQLVHLGGQKPLDKCLIKQHFSYRSLLLSLLRSSSHFNNISLRSFSRPQRMQTDSSAVPPNHDHRKQEPEITLRPFDLSDVGAFMTWASDPRVTRFQRRGPCTSEEDARRYLADHVLPHPWYRAICVDGRPVGSINAKPGQGEERFKASVAYRLAYQHWGRGIATAALRAAVSSLLEEWPHLERLEAIAEVENPASQRVLEKAGFLREGLLRKYVMLHGKSRDVVMYSLLATGPNSDDI; this is encoded by the coding sequence ATGGATTGTTTAAGGGTTGCAGTCCAGCACGCATCTGCAACAAGTCAATTAGTCCACCTTGGCGGCCAAAAGCCACTTGACAAGTGTTTGATAAAACAACACTTTAGCTACCGATCTCTTCtgctctctctccttcgttcctcctcGCATTTCAACAACATCTCTCTACGAAGCTTCTCTCGTCCCCAAAGAATGCAAACGGACTCCTCCGCCGTCCCACCCAACCACGATCACAGGAAGCAGGAACCAGAGATCACCTTGAGGCCCTTCGACCTCTCCGACGTCGGCGCCTTCATGACATGGGCGTCGGACCCCCGCGTCACCCGCTTCCAGCGCCGCGGCCCGTGCACAAGCGAGGAGGACGCGCGGCGGTACCTGGCGGACCACGTCCTGCCGCACCCATGGTACCGAGCCATCTGCGTCGACGGCCGCCCCGTGGGCTCCATCAACGCCAAGCCCGGCCAGGGCGAGGAGCGCTTCAAGGCCTCCGTCGCCTACCGCCTGGCCTACCAACATTGGGGCCGCGGCATAGCCACGGCTGCGCTCAGGGCGGCCGTTTCCTCTCTCCTCGAGGAGTGGCCGCACTTGGAGAGGCTGGAGGCGATCGCCGAGGTGGAAAATCCGGCGTCGCAGCGGGTGCTGGAGAAGGCCGGGTTTCTGAGAGAAGGGCTGCTGAGAAAGTACGTCATGTTGCATGGGAAGAGCAGAGATGTGGTGATGTATAGTTTACTGGCTACCGGCCCAAACTCCGATGACATCTGA
- the LOC135661844 gene encoding non-specific lipid transfer protein GPI-anchored 5-like isoform X2 yields the protein MRSLEMAKSLMMMGFVMASVIVLPGLASAQSGCTAVILGLAPCLSYITGNSSTPSSSCCTQLARVVKSRPACLCSVLNGGASSLGITINQTRALAMPGACKVQTPPVSACSAVSSGPAAAPEASRTTTPETPPTPSVPASPKTETPSPPSVPSSATAARPSTPSTPTAGSGSKATPSTTGATSDGSSYKPSSSLMTSVLYVAGCILLMANL from the exons ATGAG ATCGCTGGAAATGGCGAAGAGTTTGATGATGATGGGGTTCGTCATGGCGTCGGTGATCGTGCTCCCGGGCCTCGCGTCGGCACAGTCGGGCTGCACGGCCGTGATCCTCGGCCTCGCTCCGTGCCTGAGCTACATCACCGGCAACTCCTCCACCCCTTCCTCCTCGTGCTGCACGCAGCTCGCCCGCGTCGTGAAGTCGCGGCCGGCGTGCCTCTGCTCGGTGCTCAACGGCGGGGCGTCGTCGTTGGGGATCACCATCAACCAGACCCGGGCGTTGGCCATGCCCGGAGCCTGCAAGGTCCAGACTCCGCCGGTTAGCGCGTGCAGTG CTGTGAGCAGTGGGCCAGCAGCTGCGCCAGAGGCTTCTCGCACGACGACTCCGGAGACCCCACCGACGCCGTCTGTCCCTGCCAGCCCCAAAACGGAGACACCATCGCCGCCGTCGGTTCCCAGCAGCGCCACTGCCGCAAGACCTTCTACACCATCAACTCCAACCGCAG GAAGCGGATCGAAGGCTACGCCCTCAACTACTGGAGCAACTTCGGATGGGAGTTCTTACAAGCCAAGCAGTTCTCTGATGACTTCAGTCCTCTATGTAGCTGGATGCATCTTGTTGATGGCCAATCTGTGA
- the LOC135672579 gene encoding uncharacterized protein LOC135672579, protein MEIELVKCECCGLREDCTRDYISSVKANFDGKWFCGLCSEAVKDERSRLRRKDVQGVVEEAIRAHMSFCRRTRSNPAVRVADGMRQMLRRRSGDLSKPSTVTASPKRFGRAAAGTSQVSLF, encoded by the coding sequence ATGGAGATCGAGCTGGTGAAGTGCGAGTGCTGCGGGCTACGTGAGGACTGCACCAGAGACTACATCAGCAGCGTGAAGGCCAACTTCGACGGCAAATGGTTCTGCGGGCTGTGCTCCGAAGCGGTGAAGGACGAGCGGAGCAGGCTGCGGAGGAAGGACGTCCAGGGGGTGGTGGAGGAGGCCATCAGAGCCCACATGTCGTTCTGCCGGCGAACCAGGTCCAACCCTGCCGTCCGGGTGGCCGACGGCATGCGGCAGATGCTGCGTAGGAGATCCGGCGACTTGTCGAAGCCGTCGACGGTCACAGCATCTCCCAAGAGATTTGGAAGGGCGGCAGCGGGCACATCGCAGGTCTCGCTGTTCTGA
- the LOC135661880 gene encoding ferredoxin C 1, chloroplastic-like, producing the protein MKGEACDHLILDPRSPQCEAFSSTQHMATSLLHFPTTTTTSRLVLKPGIRHRQVKLARFPSLRLRVAAYKVTIEHEGERRTLEVAEDETILERALEEGLEVSHDCKLGVCMTCPARLVSGAVDQSEGMLSDDVVERGYALLCASYPRSDCHIRTIPEEELLALQLATAND; encoded by the coding sequence ATGAAAGGAGAGGCTTGCGACCACCTTATCCTCGATCCCCGCAGTCCGCAGTGCGAAGCGTTCTCTTCCACACAGCACATGGCGACGTCACTCCTCCacttccccaccaccaccaccacctctcgCCTCGTCCTGAAGCCCGGCATCCGCCACCGCCAGGTCAAGCTCGCCCGCTTCCCCTCCCTCCGCCTCCGGGTGGCGGCGTACAAGGTGACGATAGAACACGAGGGGGAGCGGCGGACGCTGGAGGTGGCGGAGGACGAGACGATACTGGAACGGGCGCTGGAGGAGGGGCTGGAGGTGTCGCACGACTGCAAGCTAGGGGTGTGCATGACGTGTCCCGCCCGGCTAGTGAGCGGCGCCGTGGACCAGAGCGAGGGCATGCTCAGCGACGACGTCGTCGAGCGCGGCTACGCCCTCCTCTGCGCTTCTTACCCCCGCTCCGACTGCCACATCCGCACCATCCCCGAGGAGGAGCTCCTCGCCCTCCAGCTCGCCACCGCCAACGACTGA